The DNA window GTTCCTCGATGGTGAACCAGTTGAGAGAAGGACTTCTTATCTTGGTAAAAGAATTAAAAGAGGGCTTTTCCGATCATCTAACGGCACTATAATCAATGCCGATGTAAATGGTGCCTATAATATTATGAAGAAAGCAATCCCTGATTTAGATGGGATAGAGGGTGTAGCGTTACACCCAGTGAGTATATCTCACGAATGTGATTGATAATAAAATTAGTTATCTAATGTTACTAAGTTTATCAATTACAATGACGTTATCAGTATGTTCACCATGTTTAATAATAGAAATTAACTTTTAATTAATGTTTTATTAGTTAATCTAATATATTAAAAACAATATCCAGAATACACATGTAAATTAAATGGAGGGAGAATTAAATGAGTACTACTGATAATTTAAAAGATGCTTTTTCAGGCGAATCAATGGCAAACAGAAAATATCTTGCTTTTGCAAAAAAAGCCGAGAAAGACGGATATAATCAAATAGCTAAATTGTTTAGGGCTGCCGCAGCTGCAGAAACAGTGCATGCTCACAATCATCTGGATATACTTGACGAAGTTAAAAGCACCAATGAAAACTTACAGGAAGCTATAAACGGCGAAACCTTTGAATTTGAACAGATGTATCCGGGTTATATAGAAGAAGCAAAAGAGGAAGAACAAACAAAAGCTGAATGGAGTTTTGACGTAGCAAACAAAGTTGAAAAGATTCATGCTGATTTATATCAGAAGGCACTGGATAACATGGGCAACAATGAAGAAGTTGATTACTACGTCTGCCAGGTATGTGGAAACACCGTCGAAAATGAAGCACCTGATGTATGTCCTATATGCGGCGCTCCAAAATCAAAATTTGAAAAAATTGAATAAATAACTTTTACTTCTCTTTTTATTTTAACTTAAACCACACCAGCAATACCGAAGATACTTTGACCAAATATAATCACTGCAAGGTTACTTGCAACAAGAACAATACCCATTATATTAATGGTATGCTTTCCAAATTTCCACCCTGATTTCGATTTTTTATCCATAACATAACAAATATACAGGAACAGAAGAACCATCAGTTTCAATATGGTAAGCCCTACAAAACCATATTCAGAAATTATTGTTGAAGGCAGGCTATTACCTTCAAAACCATATCCATTGGTTATAGCAAACCATGTTGTCAGAATATCACCAATGATATAAAATGCTATTATATACCGCACTTCCACCAGAAATTTGAAGACCTTATGATTTAATAATCTGTTCAAATGATTATAGGTATCATTAATATTATAGCATTCTGTTCTTATATATACCCCC is part of the Methanohalobium evestigatum Z-7303 genome and encodes:
- a CDS encoding DUF5658 family protein, giving the protein MRYIIAFYIIGDILTTWFAITNGYGFEGNSLPSTIISEYGFVGLTILKLMVLLFLYICYVMDKKSKSGWKFGKHTINIMGIVLVASNLAVIIFGQSIFGIAGVV
- a CDS encoding rubrerythrin family protein, encoding MSTTDNLKDAFSGESMANRKYLAFAKKAEKDGYNQIAKLFRAAAAAETVHAHNHLDILDEVKSTNENLQEAINGETFEFEQMYPGYIEEAKEEEQTKAEWSFDVANKVEKIHADLYQKALDNMGNNEEVDYYVCQVCGNTVENEAPDVCPICGAPKSKFEKIE